One window of the Allorhizobium ampelinum S4 genome contains the following:
- a CDS encoding cobyric acid synthase, with protein sequence MTRMVMLQGTGSDVGKTVLVAGLCRLARLHGRVVRPFKPQNMSNNAAVADDGGEIGRAQWLQALACGVPSSVHMNPVLLKPQSETGSQIIVQGRVFGQAKGRDYQRLKPQLLGAVLDSFEELKAGADLVIVEGAGSPAEINLRAGDIANMGFATRANVPVVLVGDIDRGGVIASLVGTHAILPEEDRRMISGYIINKFRGDQSLFADGIGAITQYTGWPSFGIVPWLKAAGRLPPEDSVALERLSRSSTGALKIAVPVLSRIANFDDFDPLASEPSVDLVYVRPGEPLPADAALVILPGSKATIGDLADLRAQGWDKDLTLHRRRGGRIIGICGGYQMLGNSVADPLGLEGAPCRVEGLGLLEIDTEMAPEKTVRNSAAHSLEYDMALSGYEIHLGQTDGPDCQRPALTIRGRADGAISADGKVMGTYLHGLFGNDEYRAALLQSFGISNGTVNYRQSVEQALDDLARELESVLDKAWLDQLIG encoded by the coding sequence ATGACGCGGATGGTTATGCTCCAGGGGACCGGCTCGGATGTCGGCAAGACGGTGCTGGTGGCCGGGCTTTGCCGGTTGGCGAGGCTCCATGGACGCGTCGTGCGTCCGTTCAAGCCGCAGAACATGTCCAACAATGCCGCCGTGGCTGATGATGGCGGGGAAATCGGCAGGGCGCAATGGCTCCAGGCGCTGGCCTGTGGCGTGCCATCTTCGGTGCATATGAACCCGGTTTTGCTGAAGCCGCAAAGTGAGACCGGCAGCCAGATCATCGTGCAGGGTCGCGTGTTTGGCCAGGCGAAGGGCCGCGATTACCAGCGGCTGAAACCGCAATTGCTGGGTGCCGTGCTTGATAGTTTTGAAGAGCTGAAGGCCGGGGCTGATCTGGTGATTGTCGAGGGTGCCGGGTCTCCAGCCGAAATTAATTTAAGGGCCGGTGACATCGCCAATATGGGCTTTGCCACCCGCGCCAATGTGCCGGTGGTGTTGGTTGGCGATATCGATCGCGGCGGGGTGATTGCCTCACTGGTCGGCACCCATGCCATCCTGCCGGAGGAAGACCGCCGGATGATTTCTGGCTATATCATCAACAAGTTCCGGGGTGACCAGAGCCTGTTTGCAGACGGAATCGGAGCCATTACCCAATATACCGGCTGGCCGAGTTTCGGCATTGTGCCCTGGTTGAAGGCCGCTGGCCGCTTGCCGCCGGAAGACAGCGTGGCGCTGGAGCGACTGAGCCGAAGTTCGACAGGCGCTTTGAAGATCGCCGTGCCGGTTTTGTCACGTATTGCCAATTTTGATGATTTCGATCCGCTTGCCTCGGAGCCTTCCGTCGATCTGGTCTATGTGCGTCCCGGCGAACCCTTGCCCGCCGATGCGGCGCTGGTGATTCTGCCGGGCTCCAAGGCAACGATTGGCGATCTGGCGGACCTGCGCGCGCAGGGATGGGACAAGGACCTCACTCTGCATCGTCGGCGTGGCGGGCGGATCATCGGCATTTGCGGTGGCTATCAAATGCTGGGCAACAGTGTTGCCGATCCGCTCGGGCTGGAAGGCGCGCCTTGCCGCGTTGAAGGCCTTGGTCTGCTTGAGATCGACACAGAGATGGCACCAGAAAAGACCGTGCGCAACAGCGCCGCCCATTCGCTGGAATACGACATGGCCCTGAGTGGCTATGAAATTCACCTCGGCCAGACCGATGGCCCGGATTGCCAGCGTCCTGCCCTGACGATCCGTGGTCGCGCCGATGGGGCGATTTCTGCTGATGGTAAGGTGATGGGCACCTATCTGCATGGGCTGTTTGGCAATGACGAATACCGGGCTGCGCTGCTGCAAAGCTTCGGGATCAGCAATGGTACAGTAAATTACCGGCAAAGCGTC